One segment of Candidatus Cloacimonadaceae bacterium DNA contains the following:
- a CDS encoding prepilin peptidase gives MNAIIIIILAVLGASLGSFFNVLIDRLPRKQSIILPRSRCSSCQKTIPFYYNIPIFSYIILHGKCRYCSSSIHWHHLLVEIVTPILFIGLHLVYGIDNFLFYKYALLFCLLIPIFFIDALHHIIPHLLSIPIIVAGLIFALFRNRTDIFFLNAAFTSVTVFCFLFLIAWFYLKVRKTEGLGGGDIWLLTGLGAYFGFINIPFIILLAALMGIVYFVIFIRSKDMVFAFGNFIALAAIIWTLFGNTILDKYL, from the coding sequence TTGAACGCGATCATTATCATCATCTTGGCTGTTCTCGGCGCGTCCTTGGGCAGCTTTTTTAATGTTCTCATCGACCGTCTCCCCCGAAAACAATCGATTATATTGCCCCGCTCGCGCTGTTCATCCTGCCAAAAGACGATCCCTTTTTATTACAATATCCCGATCTTCAGCTATATTATATTGCACGGAAAGTGCCGCTATTGCTCATCTTCCATCCACTGGCATCATCTATTGGTTGAAATCGTCACTCCTATCTTATTCATCGGCTTGCATTTGGTATATGGAATTGATAACTTTCTCTTCTACAAGTACGCTCTGCTTTTCTGTCTGCTGATCCCGATTTTTTTCATCGACGCCCTGCACCACATTATCCCGCATCTGCTTTCGATCCCGATCATCGTCGCCGGCTTGATCTTCGCCCTCTTTAGGAACAGGACGGACATCTTTTTCCTGAACGCGGCGTTCACCTCCGTCACCGTGTTTTGCTTTCTCTTTCTGATCGCCTGGTTCTATCTCAAGGTGCGCAAAACTGAGGGTCTCGGCGGTGGCGACATCTGGCTGCTGACAGGTTTGGGAGCCTATTTCGGTTTTATCAACATCCCTTTCATCATCCTCCTCGCGGCGCTGATGGGCATCGTCTATTTCGTCATCTTCATCCGCAGCAAGGACATGGTCTTCGCTTTTGGCAATTTCATCGCCTTAGCGGCAATCATTTGGACTCTGTTTGGCAATACTATTCTGGATAAATATCTCTGA
- a CDS encoding PLP-dependent aminotransferase family protein, with protein MNYSNEFSRVSQSMKSSMIRELVATTKNVPDMISFAGGFPAPATFPKQMLSEIFEEVVKLEGYDVLQYGASEGDALLKQQLLKWEGYDKLSLDEMLITNGATNAIYYYGKALLDPGDVVLCEAPTFLGSLVAFDALEAELHGIGMDESGIDMNLLSDRVKSLKKIGKRIKLLYTIPDFQNPGGITMSLPRRRELIAFCIEHEIPILEDNPYSRLRYTGKPLPTLFHLAHHDFQRSDIVTEAVSFSKIIGPGMRVAYVKGSKELVEKMGSWQQKVNVTPDCVSQRVVARFLEMGFMPGHINTICHHYHPYLRKMLEELQINMPESVYWTKPEGGIFVWLELPEHINADELFIKARDHKVSFIPGSKFYPTGQERFNALRLNFTYSSLEQIEIGIKRLGQLLKDESA; from the coding sequence ATGAACTACTCAAACGAGTTCTCAAGGGTGAGCCAGTCCATGAAATCGTCCATGATCCGGGAGCTGGTGGCGACCACCAAAAACGTGCCGGACATGATCTCATTTGCCGGAGGGTTTCCAGCCCCCGCGACCTTCCCCAAACAGATGTTATCCGAGATCTTTGAAGAAGTGGTCAAGCTCGAAGGTTATGATGTCCTCCAATATGGTGCCAGCGAAGGAGACGCGTTGCTCAAGCAGCAGCTTTTGAAGTGGGAGGGCTATGACAAGCTTAGTCTCGACGAAATGCTCATTACCAACGGCGCCACAAATGCTATCTACTATTATGGCAAGGCTTTGCTCGATCCAGGCGACGTCGTTCTCTGCGAAGCGCCCACTTTCCTTGGCTCGCTTGTCGCTTTTGACGCTTTGGAAGCGGAGCTGCATGGCATCGGCATGGATGAAAGCGGAATCGATATGAACCTGCTTTCAGATCGTGTAAAATCATTGAAAAAAATCGGAAAGCGGATCAAACTCCTCTATACCATCCCCGATTTCCAAAACCCCGGCGGAATAACCATGAGCCTTCCCCGGCGAAGGGAACTGATCGCTTTTTGCATCGAGCACGAGATCCCCATTCTCGAGGACAATCCCTATTCGCGTCTGCGCTATACAGGAAAGCCTTTACCGACGCTGTTTCACCTCGCCCATCATGATTTTCAGCGTTCGGACATCGTCACCGAAGCGGTTTCCTTTTCCAAAATCATCGGTCCCGGCATGCGTGTCGCCTATGTCAAAGGAAGTAAAGAACTTGTGGAGAAAATGGGTTCATGGCAGCAGAAGGTGAACGTGACCCCGGACTGCGTCTCGCAAAGAGTCGTGGCACGTTTTCTGGAGATGGGTTTCATGCCCGGTCATATCAACACGATCTGCCATCACTATCATCCTTATCTGAGAAAGATGCTTGAAGAGCTCCAAATCAATATGCCCGAAAGCGTTTATTGGACAAAGCCGGAAGGCGGAATCTTCGTCTGGCTGGAGCTGCCGGAACACATCAACGCCGACGAACTCTTCATCAAAGCCCGCGACCACAAAGTATCATTTATTCCCGGCAGCAAGTTTTATCCCACTGGACAGGAACGCTTTAACGCGCTCCGGTTGAATTTTACCTATTCCTCGCTCGAGCAGATCGAAATAGGGATCAAACGCCTCGGACAGCTCTTGAAGGACGAATCGGCTTGA
- the asnS gene encoding asparagine--tRNA ligase codes for MKHILVKNIAGYIGEEVTLKGWVRNIRHSGKLLFIIIRDGSGEVQSVAFKPDLGDEQFEQARKLTLESSLILTGIPKPHQKLENQFELAITSVKIVQLADEYPISKKEHGPDFLLSNRHLWIRSSKQWAVLRVRHTVYYAICDFLNQNDFFRFDSPILTPNACEGTTTLFELEYFDEGMAYLSQSGQLYLETGIMSLGRVYDFGPVFRAERSKTRKHLTEFWMMDAEAAFVEHDENMQIQEDLIRYVIRTVLEKCDNELTILERDKDALRASDVPFKRITHRDAIEYLRNKGSEITQGSDLGAADEVLLTEGSPVPVFIERWPKEIKAFYMKRDPLDPDIVLGSDLIAPEGFGEIIGGSQREDDHDLLLSRMQAENMPIEPYQWFLDLRKYGSVPHSGFGIGLERLVTWMSGIHHIRETIPFPRMIYRIYP; via the coding sequence ATGAAACACATTCTCGTAAAGAATATCGCCGGCTACATCGGCGAAGAGGTCACGCTCAAGGGCTGGGTGCGAAACATCCGCCACAGCGGCAAGCTTCTTTTTATCATCATTCGCGATGGTAGCGGCGAAGTGCAAAGCGTTGCCTTCAAACCCGATCTCGGTGATGAGCAATTTGAGCAGGCGCGCAAGCTCACCCTTGAATCCTCGCTCATTCTCACCGGCATCCCGAAGCCGCATCAAAAACTGGAAAACCAGTTTGAACTCGCCATCACTTCAGTAAAAATCGTCCAACTCGCGGATGAATATCCGATTAGTAAGAAGGAACATGGTCCGGATTTTCTGCTCTCAAACCGGCATCTTTGGATCCGCTCGAGCAAGCAGTGGGCGGTCTTGCGCGTTCGCCACACAGTCTATTATGCCATCTGTGATTTTCTCAATCAAAATGATTTTTTCCGTTTCGATTCACCGATTTTGACCCCCAACGCCTGCGAAGGAACGACCACTCTCTTTGAGCTTGAGTATTTCGACGAAGGCATGGCATATCTTTCCCAATCCGGTCAGCTCTATCTCGAAACGGGGATCATGAGCTTGGGACGCGTTTATGATTTTGGTCCAGTCTTCCGCGCCGAAAGATCCAAGACCCGCAAGCACCTCACCGAGTTTTGGATGATGGACGCCGAGGCGGCTTTCGTTGAGCATGACGAAAATATGCAGATCCAGGAAGACCTGATCAGATATGTCATCCGCACCGTATTGGAAAAATGCGACAACGAACTGACTATCCTCGAAAGAGACAAAGACGCTCTCAGAGCCTCGGATGTTCCCTTCAAACGCATTACTCACAGGGACGCGATTGAATACCTCAGAAACAAAGGCAGCGAGATCACTCAAGGCAGCGACCTTGGCGCCGCGGACGAAGTTCTCTTGACCGAAGGCTCACCCGTGCCGGTTTTCATCGAACGCTGGCCCAAGGAGATCAAAGCCTTCTACATGAAACGCGATCCTCTTGATCCCGATATCGTGTTGGGCAGCGATCTCATCGCTCCCGAAGGTTTCGGAGAGATCATCGGTGGTTCTCAACGCGAGGATGACCACGACCTACTTTTATCACGTATGCAGGCGGAAAACATGCCAATCGAACCCTATCAATGGTTCCTCGATCTGCGCAAATACGGTTCGGTGCCCCACAGCGGATTTGGAATCGGTCTGGAACGGCTCGTCACTTGGATGAGCGGTATCCACCACATCCGCGAAACCATCCCCTTCCCAAGGATGATCTATCGAATCTACCCCTAA
- a CDS encoding Gfo/Idh/MocA family oxidoreductase — translation MLKIGVVGVGHLGQHHARKFLEIEGCDLVGIFDRDPDRANEISQKLGVHAYESYTALLDKCDAVDIASTTSAHYELAKLALQKGRHVFIEKPITSELWQAEELVALAKEMNLKIQVGHIERFNPVIRHVEEDIIDPMFIESHRLSTFHHRGTDVPVVLDLMIHDIDLILDFVHSPVTEIRASGVGIITPSIDIANARIEFANGAVANVTSSRVSMKQERKIRFFQKNAYFSLDFQAKHVTIMKKSADILKYLPQLMMGNSEIKPEQLVDMQHYDLSENTKDALSMELESFVDCILNDKNPVVDGTAGMRALQIALQIMTSIQNYKVQ, via the coding sequence GTGCTAAAGATCGGCGTGGTCGGAGTCGGCCATCTTGGACAGCATCATGCCCGCAAGTTTCTCGAGATCGAGGGTTGCGACCTGGTTGGCATCTTTGATCGCGATCCCGACAGAGCGAATGAGATCTCACAAAAGCTCGGAGTGCACGCGTATGAAAGCTACACAGCGCTTTTGGACAAATGCGATGCAGTCGATATCGCCAGCACCACCAGTGCTCACTATGAACTGGCAAAGCTCGCTCTGCAAAAGGGACGCCACGTCTTCATCGAAAAACCGATCACTTCGGAACTTTGGCAGGCTGAGGAACTCGTCGCTCTGGCAAAGGAAATGAACCTAAAGATTCAGGTGGGGCACATCGAAAGATTCAATCCCGTCATCCGCCACGTGGAAGAAGATATCATCGATCCGATGTTCATCGAATCCCACCGGCTTTCCACTTTTCATCACCGCGGCACGGACGTCCCGGTGGTGCTTGACCTGATGATTCACGATATCGACCTGATCCTTGATTTTGTCCATAGTCCGGTCACCGAAATACGAGCCAGCGGAGTGGGCATCATCACGCCTTCCATCGATATCGCCAACGCCCGCATCGAGTTTGCCAACGGCGCCGTCGCCAATGTCACTTCCTCCCGCGTATCGATGAAACAAGAACGCAAAATCCGTTTCTTCCAAAAAAACGCTTATTTCTCGCTGGATTTCCAAGCAAAGCACGTCACCATCATGAAAAAATCCGCCGATATCCTGAAATACCTGCCGCAATTAATGATGGGCAACTCTGAGATCAAACCGGAGCAACTGGTTGACATGCAACACTATGACCTGTCCGAAAATACCAAGGATGCCCTTAGTATGGAGCTGGAATCCTTTGTGGATTGCATCCTTAATGACAAAAACCCCGTCGTGGACGGAACAGCCGGTATGAGAGCTCTGCAAATCGCCCTCCAGATCATGACTTCCATCCAAAATTACAAGGTGCAATAA
- a CDS encoding NAD-dependent epimerase/dehydratase family protein yields MKNILILGAAGQIGSELVPYLRNIYGDYNVVATDLHANVPTKMLESGPFEVLDALDGKKMNSIVAKYKIDTIFNLVAVLSAKGEGNPVYSWKINMDSLFNALEISRQTKGAVFTPSSIGAFGPSTPMNHTPQDTVMRPTTIYGISKVAAELLGDYYHLKFGVDARGLRYPGIISNVTLPGGGTTDYAVEIYYKAIEDGVYTCNLCAGTFLDMMYMPDALRAAVELMEADPSKLLHRNCFNVTAMSFEPEMIADSIKKYIPKFRLSYEVDAIKQSIANSWPNSMDDSAARNEWGWKHEYDLESMTKDMIEKLTFKLNKGVEC; encoded by the coding sequence ATGAAGAACATCCTCATCCTTGGAGCCGCAGGGCAAATCGGTTCCGAGCTTGTGCCCTATCTGAGAAATATCTATGGTGATTACAACGTCGTGGCTACGGATCTGCACGCCAATGTCCCCACAAAAATGCTCGAAAGCGGTCCCTTCGAAGTTTTAGACGCGCTCGACGGTAAAAAGATGAACAGCATTGTGGCAAAATACAAGATCGACACCATCTTTAATCTCGTGGCGGTGCTTTCTGCCAAGGGCGAAGGGAACCCGGTCTATTCATGGAAGATCAATATGGACAGCCTCTTCAACGCTCTGGAAATTTCCAGACAGACCAAGGGCGCGGTATTCACTCCTTCCTCCATCGGCGCTTTCGGGCCCTCTACTCCGATGAATCACACTCCTCAGGACACAGTGATGCGTCCCACCACCATCTATGGCATTTCAAAGGTAGCGGCGGAGCTTTTGGGCGATTATTATCACCTCAAATTTGGCGTGGACGCCCGCGGTTTGCGCTATCCGGGTATCATTTCAAACGTAACTCTTCCCGGTGGCGGAACCACCGATTACGCAGTGGAGATTTATTACAAAGCCATCGAAGACGGTGTCTATACCTGCAACCTTTGCGCCGGAACTTTTTTGGACATGATGTATATGCCGGACGCTCTTAGAGCGGCGGTGGAATTGATGGAAGCCGATCCCTCCAAGCTCTTGCACCGCAACTGTTTCAACGTAACTGCAATGAGCTTCGAGCCGGAAATGATCGCTGATTCGATCAAGAAATACATCCCCAAGTTTCGCCTTTCCTATGAAGTCGATGCCATCAAGCAATCGATCGCTAATTCTTGGCCAAATTCCATGGATGACAGCGCCGCCAGAAATGAATGGGGCTGGAAACACGAATACGACCTTGAATCCATGACCAAAGACATGATCGAAAAGCTGACTTTCAAGCTCAATAAAGGTGTCGAGTGCTAA
- a CDS encoding ABC transporter permease: MKPTLYASLAGLSLAVLMGVATAVLMHGSRVFARIVYPYMVISQTVPIIAVAPLIIIWFGYGISAKIFTVTLVCFFPVALGLFDGLKQVSIEQIRLLKSMGANSWKIYRYLKIPASLPTFFTGLKLAATYSVMGAVIGEWLGGNRGLGIYMTRATKSFQTAHVFAVIIVIVLLSMSIFGVVALLDRVFLKWHYQKVDEYEDLRQNT, translated from the coding sequence TTGAAGCCGACGCTATATGCTTCTCTTGCAGGACTTTCACTGGCGGTGCTTATGGGTGTGGCGACGGCTGTGCTCATGCATGGCAGCCGCGTCTTTGCCCGCATCGTCTATCCCTATATGGTTATCTCGCAGACTGTACCGATCATAGCGGTAGCGCCACTGATTATTATTTGGTTCGGATATGGCATTTCGGCGAAAATCTTCACGGTCACCCTTGTTTGCTTTTTCCCAGTCGCTCTTGGACTCTTTGACGGATTGAAACAGGTTTCAATCGAACAAATCCGCTTACTCAAATCAATGGGCGCAAATTCATGGAAGATATATCGTTATTTGAAGATACCCGCCTCACTTCCAACTTTTTTTACCGGCTTGAAACTTGCCGCAACTTATAGCGTCATGGGAGCCGTGATCGGCGAATGGCTTGGCGGCAATCGAGGTCTGGGGATCTATATGACCCGCGCCACAAAATCCTTTCAGACGGCACATGTCTTTGCCGTGATTATCGTCATCGTTCTCCTCAGCATGTCCATCTTTGGAGTTGTCGCTTTGCTCGACCGCGTCTTTCTAAAGTGGCACTATCAAAAAGTGGATGAATATGAGGATCTGCGTCAGAACACATAG
- the murB gene encoding UDP-N-acetylmuramate dehydrogenase gives MTRKHFPDLIEMRLIRFDEPMSLHTSFEIGGPADVWFTPNTQAQLIKILVFALEFDVPYAVIGKGSNLLVSDCGIRGIAISTSLLNKITRDEIFVSAFCGTELKALCDFTAEEGLAGLEFASGIPGSVGGAVFMNAGAYNGEIKDLLYCSKCLSPTLASLTSANAVIHLKAEKHDFSYRYSALQRHGYIHLSSVFRLMDDDPASIKARMQDLHDQRWDKQPMDLPSGGSVFKRPDGFYTGKLVDDCGLRGFQIGAAAVSNKHCGFIVNLGGASAADVLALIRHVQNTVFNRFGVRLETEIRMLGEM, from the coding sequence TTGACCCGAAAGCACTTTCCCGATCTGATCGAAATGAGACTGATCCGCTTTGACGAGCCCATGTCTCTGCACACATCTTTTGAAATTGGCGGACCAGCTGATGTCTGGTTTACTCCAAATACTCAGGCACAGCTCATCAAGATACTCGTCTTTGCGCTCGAATTCGATGTCCCTTATGCGGTTATCGGAAAGGGTTCGAATCTTCTCGTTAGCGATTGCGGTATCAGAGGCATCGCTATTAGTACGTCTCTTTTAAATAAGATCACCCGGGACGAGATATTTGTGAGCGCTTTTTGTGGGACAGAACTGAAAGCTCTATGCGATTTCACCGCGGAAGAGGGATTGGCGGGGCTGGAATTTGCCTCAGGAATCCCGGGAAGCGTTGGCGGAGCGGTGTTTATGAATGCCGGTGCCTATAACGGAGAGATCAAGGACCTTCTCTATTGCAGCAAATGCCTCTCCCCCACATTGGCATCGCTTACCAGCGCAAATGCCGTCATCCATCTCAAGGCAGAAAAGCACGATTTTTCCTATCGTTATAGCGCTCTGCAGAGGCATGGATATATCCATCTGAGCAGCGTTTTTCGCTTGATGGATGATGATCCCGCGTCTATCAAAGCCCGCATGCAAGACCTGCATGATCAGCGATGGGACAAACAACCGATGGATTTGCCGAGCGGCGGCAGCGTTTTCAAGCGTCCTGATGGTTTTTATACCGGTAAACTCGTGGATGATTGCGGTCTTCGCGGTTTCCAAATAGGTGCTGCGGCTGTGTCAAACAAGCATTGCGGTTTCATCGTCAATCTCGGAGGAGCAAGCGCGGCGGACGTTCTCGCCCTTATCCGTCATGTACAGAACACGGTTTTTAACCGTTTCGGAGTCCGGCTTGAAACCGAGATCCGGATGTTGGGAGAAATGTGA
- a CDS encoding helicase C-terminal domain-containing protein yields MTTGIDHVPVFWETLDFVAIDTETTGLDYEKCEIIELAAIRFEHGKEVARFDTFAKPKGSMPKFIEYLTHINPADLKTAPPVKEALKDFREFIGDSVLVGHNVGFDLGFINHYLVRSGEFPLKNNSWDTSELARIYFPFTNDHKLSSMVSLFGLRLDNAHRADADATVTGELLVAIATHASTHYSMMTNARLLDLSRQALLTDTLTGFFARMVDHQRRYALVGQKHTLPEKGRENVIEHTLDKAENLSIDSIFSSEGLFADKFPKFEFRAGQMDMANRVNEAFEQEKFLCVEAGTGVGKSFSYLVPAIAFANAKSAKVVVSTNTKNLQEQLFYKDLPQLREMLPIPFKAALVKGRENYICERRWEEMLLEQSKGLTPYEAHALLYLHIWKMLTRCGDVSENSSFDRTRFSILWRKVCSDRYLCANRKCPHYKNCFVMSLRKHIESASVVVANHSLLLADLKAENTTLGEYKYLVVDEAHNLMATAAKSLGFEIGYADIVNLFNNLSSAHKRRQSGFLHLLEFNLSKSLIPASGKEHISAISKNLETHLDGMRKIILALFSEAGLNCEKSGSFGKLRIKRVEDYRALYHQISALVKAWKDFQKELRALSNVLSSFNGKQVPNYDNLIETSSAIEMRAAEMEGGILAIDSPALDYYALWIENNPKPDRNIPSASICYAPIEVGDHLKRMLYDNVPCIVFTSATLALRGSFKYFYAQSGLNLIDDKRISEAIVESPFDFDTQSRLMVASFLPEHKDSFFINQALGCIEQILTSTNVGTMILFTSYKDLNAVYDHIGDTLYHNNRPFYAQGKAGSRSSILEEFKRHGNAVLLGTNSFWEGVDIQGESLSLLILFKIPFQVPSEPIVEAFIDKLERENKDSFMHYMLPNALLKLRQGFGRLIRSRRDRGIVLIMDSRVSNKRYGEYFKQVLPTACVETKNELELISGIARFFNAPPGGGHRP; encoded by the coding sequence ATGACAACCGGAATAGACCATGTCCCCGTCTTTTGGGAAACTCTCGATTTCGTCGCAATCGACACCGAGACCACGGGTTTGGATTATGAAAAGTGCGAGATTATCGAGCTTGCCGCCATCCGTTTTGAGCATGGAAAAGAGGTGGCACGTTTCGACACGTTCGCCAAGCCCAAGGGCTCAATGCCAAAATTTATCGAATATCTCACCCATATCAATCCTGCAGACCTGAAAACCGCACCCCCCGTCAAAGAAGCTTTGAAGGACTTTCGGGAATTCATCGGAGACTCCGTTTTGGTGGGGCACAACGTGGGTTTTGATCTCGGTTTCATCAATCACTATCTCGTTCGCAGCGGCGAGTTTCCACTCAAAAACAATAGCTGGGACACCTCGGAACTGGCTCGAATCTATTTTCCGTTCACCAACGATCACAAACTATCCTCGATGGTTAGTCTATTTGGTTTGAGGCTGGACAACGCACATCGGGCGGACGCGGATGCGACGGTCACCGGGGAGCTTCTCGTCGCCATCGCTACTCACGCCTCCACGCACTATTCGATGATGACCAATGCCCGTTTGCTCGATCTTTCGCGTCAGGCTCTTTTAACGGACACTTTGACCGGTTTCTTCGCTCGCATGGTGGATCATCAACGCCGCTATGCCCTTGTGGGTCAAAAGCATACGCTGCCTGAAAAGGGACGCGAAAACGTCATCGAGCATACACTCGATAAAGCGGAAAATCTGAGCATCGATTCCATCTTTTCATCCGAAGGTCTCTTTGCCGACAAGTTTCCCAAATTTGAGTTTCGCGCCGGTCAAATGGACATGGCAAACCGGGTCAACGAAGCCTTTGAGCAAGAGAAATTCCTCTGTGTGGAAGCCGGTACAGGAGTCGGCAAGTCCTTTTCATACCTCGTTCCAGCTATCGCGTTCGCCAATGCCAAGAGCGCCAAGGTTGTCGTCTCCACAAACACCAAGAACCTCCAGGAACAGCTTTTCTACAAAGATCTTCCTCAGCTCAGAGAAATGCTTCCCATACCTTTCAAAGCCGCATTGGTAAAGGGGCGGGAAAACTATATCTGTGAACGCCGCTGGGAGGAAATGCTGCTCGAGCAGAGCAAGGGATTGACTCCATACGAAGCCCACGCACTCCTCTATCTGCATATCTGGAAAATGCTTACGCGCTGTGGGGATGTCAGCGAGAATTCTTCTTTCGATCGCACCCGTTTCAGTATCCTGTGGCGCAAGGTCTGTTCAGACCGCTATCTCTGTGCCAACCGCAAGTGTCCCCACTACAAAAACTGCTTTGTGATGAGCCTGCGCAAGCATATCGAAAGCGCCTCCGTCGTTGTGGCGAACCATTCTCTATTGCTTGCGGATCTCAAGGCGGAAAACACCACCCTTGGCGAATACAAATATCTGGTGGTGGACGAAGCGCACAACCTGATGGCGACCGCGGCAAAGAGCCTTGGCTTTGAAATCGGTTATGCTGATATCGTCAATCTGTTCAATAACTTGTCTTCTGCACACAAACGCCGGCAATCCGGTTTTTTGCACCTTCTGGAATTCAATCTCTCCAAGAGTCTGATTCCGGCAAGCGGCAAAGAACACATCTCCGCCATATCCAAAAACCTGGAAACCCATCTGGACGGAATGCGCAAGATTATCCTCGCGCTTTTTAGCGAAGCCGGGCTCAATTGCGAAAAATCCGGCTCTTTCGGCAAACTGCGCATCAAACGGGTGGAGGATTATCGCGCACTCTACCATCAAATCTCAGCGCTTGTCAAAGCCTGGAAAGACTTTCAAAAAGAGCTTAGAGCCCTCTCCAACGTGCTCTCATCCTTTAACGGTAAACAGGTGCCAAATTATGACAACCTGATCGAGACGTCGAGCGCTATTGAAATGCGAGCTGCGGAAATGGAGGGTGGCATCCTCGCCATCGATAGTCCCGCACTGGACTACTACGCACTTTGGATCGAAAATAACCCCAAGCCGGATCGCAACATCCCGTCCGCCTCGATATGCTATGCCCCTATCGAAGTGGGCGACCACCTCAAGCGTATGCTCTATGACAATGTTCCCTGCATCGTTTTCACCTCCGCCACGTTAGCTTTGAGGGGCTCATTCAAGTATTTTTATGCCCAAAGTGGTTTGAATCTGATCGATGACAAACGCATCAGCGAAGCGATCGTTGAATCTCCATTTGATTTCGATACCCAATCCCGATTGATGGTGGCGAGCTTTCTGCCCGAGCACAAGGATAGTTTTTTTATCAATCAGGCGCTGGGTTGCATCGAACAGATACTCACCTCCACCAACGTCGGCACGATGATTCTTTTCACTTCCTACAAAGACCTGAACGCCGTCTATGACCACATCGGAGACACCCTCTACCACAACAACCGTCCATTTTACGCGCAGGGCAAAGCCGGCAGCCGCTCTTCTATATTGGAAGAATTTAAACGCCACGGAAACGCAGTCCTGCTGGGCACGAACTCATTTTGGGAGGGAGTCGATATTCAGGGCGAATCGCTCTCGCTCTTGATTCTATTCAAGATCCCCTTCCAAGTGCCCTCTGAGCCGATCGTGGAAGCCTTCATCGACAAGCTTGAGCGCGAAAACAAAGATTCCTTCATGCATTACATGCTGCCAAACGCACTACTTAAGCTGCGTCAAGGTTTCGGACGCCTGATTCGCAGCCGAAGGGATCGCGGCATCGTGCTCATCATGGATTCGAGAGTTTCAAACAAACGCTATGGCGAATACTTCAAACAAGTGCTCCCCACCGCTTGTGTGGAAACAAAAAACGAGCTTGAATTGATTTCCGGCATCGCCCGATTTTTCAATGCACCCCCAGGAGGCGGACATAGACCATAA